CGGCGAAGACGGCGGCGAGCAGTAGACCCGCGCTGGTGATGACTCCGCCGGTCACGCGCAGCGCGGTGGCCATGCCTTGCCGGGTGCCGTCGGTGCGGGCTTCTTCCCGCGCGCGGGTGCTGAGGAAGATGTTGTAGTCGACGCCGAGGGCGACCAGGAAGAGGAACGACAGCAGGATGACCGAGCCGTCGAGCGCCGGGAAGTTCAGCAGGTGGTCGAACACCAGCCAGCTCGCGCCGAAGCTGGCGAAGAAGGACACGACCACGGTCAGCAGCAGGAGGATCGGCGCGAGGACGGATCGCAGTACGGCGACCAGCACGGCGCCGACCAGGAGCAGGATCAGCGGCATGATGAGCAGCCGGTCACGCTGGTCGGCTTCCTGGACGTCGAGGCTTTCGGCCGGCCCGCCACCGACCAGGACCTGGTCGCTGACCTGGTCGAGTTGACTGCGAAGGTTCCGGACCACGGAGATCGAGGCTTCGGTGCCGGGCTCGGACGACAGGATCACGTCGTACTCGGCCAGTTGGCTGTTGCGGCCGCCGGGCCGGACCTCGGCGACTCCGTCGACCTGCTGGATGGTCTGGGCGATTGCCTCCGCGTCGTCGACCGGGCCGATCACCGTGATCGGCTCGGTGGCGCCGGCCGGGAAGGCTTCGGCGAGGATCTTGGCGCCGCTGACAGCTTCGGGCTCGACCCGGAACTGGTCGTTCTGGGCCAGGCCGGTGCGGACGCCGAAGGTCCCGGCGGCCATGCCGGCCAGCAGGAGGCCGGCCACCGTGAGGACGATCGCGGGCCGTCGAGCCACCAGAACGCCGAGCCGTCCCCAGACCTTGCCCTCGGTCGCCGGATCGCCGACCCGGGGAACGAACGGCCAGAAGATCCTGCGGCCGAACAGCACCAGCGCCGCGGGCAGCACGATCAGGCTCGAGACGATCGCCAGGACGATGCCGATGATGCAGCCGATGGCAATTCCCTGCAGGGTCTCGGTGCTGGCGAGCAGCAGCAGGGCCAGCGCACAGACGACGGTTCCGCCACTGGCCAGGATCGGCTCGGCCACTCGCCGTACGGCGATCCGCATCGCTTCCAAGGGGCGCTCTTCGGCCCGCAAGACCTCCCGGTAGCGCGCGATCAGCAGCAGCGCGTAGTCGGTCGCCGCGCCGAAGACCAGCACGCTGACGATCCCGGACACCTGTCCGCCGCCGGGGATGCCGAGCCGGGAGAGTAGCTGCTCCGAAAGCCCGGTGGTGACCTGCTCGGTGAGAGCGACCACGACCAACGGGATCAGAACCAGGCCGGGACTGCGGTAGGTGAGGAG
The Kribbella italica DNA segment above includes these coding regions:
- a CDS encoding MMPL family transporter, with translation MPGSGFFLRSRRVAALLVLGGLALATLTLLSPAAEEAEPRSATGLSTSAAESAQAQQLREQLPGADQSSALIVFSRPDQGVLTAADQAASREASAAAGVKVPVQLSEDRKVGLAVLPLPGGDDEQLSKTVDKLRDDLKSLPDGLQASVTGPAAFTTDLTRVFDGADTRLILVTACVVAVLLLLTYRSPGLVLIPLVVVALTEQVTTGLSEQLLSRLGIPGGGQVSGIVSVLVFGAATDYALLLIARYREVLRAEERPLEAMRIAVRRVAEPILASGGTVVCALALLLLASTETLQGIAIGCIIGIVLAIVSSLIVLPAALVLFGRRIFWPFVPRVGDPATEGKVWGRLGVLVARRPAIVLTVAGLLLAGMAAGTFGVRTGLAQNDQFRVEPEAVSGAKILAEAFPAGATEPITVIGPVDDAEAIAQTIQQVDGVAEVRPGGRNSQLAEYDVILSSEPGTEASISVVRNLRSQLDQVSDQVLVGGGPAESLDVQEADQRDRLLIMPLILLLVGAVLVAVLRSVLAPILLLLTVVVSFFASFGASWLVFDHLLNFPALDGSVILLSFLFLVALGVDYNIFLSTRAREEARTDGTRQGMATALRVTGGVITSAGLLLAAVFA